Proteins encoded within one genomic window of Nonomuraea gerenzanensis:
- a CDS encoding PIN-like domain-containing protein has protein sequence MSGAEGVYENELKLLEQVLDRQAVVDPLSALAGAINVPVDPPNDLTKIAFGIDSSVFLRLTEDPRGADILDYLTTHPAPLVLPGQAVQEFWNNRQATLKFSKQIATKFSELSSYVSKVDSNYGEFEERFKSLMTSFDSQFGYTYQEQILTRVMKMLELLQEHAHCSSVPRSRFTNQARLRKLTRTPPGFEDTGDGDFFVWADFLFGLLVCKQKKEVQDFEHIVLLTNDTKKDWSTSGVPHPVLTAEVQSLFSVPFSVWELKTFSTRVGKFYSQ, from the coding sequence ATGTCTGGTGCTGAAGGCGTGTACGAGAACGAACTCAAGCTTCTGGAGCAAGTCCTCGATCGTCAGGCCGTTGTCGATCCGCTTAGCGCGCTGGCGGGCGCTATAAACGTCCCGGTAGATCCTCCGAACGATCTTACAAAGATTGCGTTCGGGATTGATTCGAGTGTGTTCTTGCGCCTAACAGAAGACCCGCGTGGAGCCGATATCCTCGACTATTTAACTACGCACCCTGCTCCGCTCGTCTTGCCAGGGCAAGCCGTCCAGGAGTTCTGGAATAATCGGCAGGCGACGCTCAAATTCAGCAAGCAGATTGCGACAAAATTCTCTGAGCTCTCAAGCTACGTGAGTAAGGTCGACTCAAATTATGGCGAGTTCGAAGAACGGTTCAAGTCGTTAATGACTTCGTTCGATAGCCAGTTTGGCTATACATATCAAGAACAGATATTGACCCGAGTCATGAAAATGCTGGAGCTTCTTCAAGAGCACGCGCACTGTAGTTCCGTTCCAAGATCACGCTTCACGAATCAAGCCCGCCTGCGGAAGTTAACGAGGACGCCCCCCGGATTTGAGGATACAGGTGACGGCGACTTCTTCGTTTGGGCGGATTTCCTCTTCGGGCTACTTGTATGCAAGCAGAAAAAGGAGGTGCAAGACTTCGAACATATTGTGTTATTAACGAACGACACGAAGAAGGACTGGAGTACCTCTGGAGTCCCACATCCGGTCCTGACCGCAGAGGTCCAGTCTCTCTTTTCTGTTCCATTCAGTGTCTGGGAATTGAAGACTTTCTCGACAAGGGTCGGAAAGTTCTATTCACAATGA
- the dndE gene encoding DNA sulfur modification protein DndE has product MSLDTIRLSQPAKDQLIKLKRITGIKHWNVLCRWALAISLQDETPPLVRDIVTDSNIEMSWRTFAGPYGDIYMALIKFRCLRDGSEPTEDACLKTLVTHLHRGIGYLAGRRDLSSVDDLIKVALV; this is encoded by the coding sequence ATGTCGCTTGATACAATTCGATTGTCTCAGCCAGCAAAGGATCAGCTGATCAAGCTTAAAAGGATCACAGGGATAAAGCACTGGAACGTTTTGTGTCGCTGGGCACTAGCTATATCGTTGCAGGACGAGACCCCTCCGCTAGTACGAGATATTGTTACTGATTCCAACATTGAGATGTCTTGGCGAACTTTCGCTGGCCCCTATGGCGACATCTACATGGCCTTGATTAAATTCCGATGTCTACGTGATGGCAGTGAACCCACCGAAGATGCCTGCCTGAAGACTCTCGTCACACACTTGCATCGCGGCATCGGCTACCTTGCAGGACGACGCGACCTATCATCCGTGGATGATCTAATAAAAGTTGCTCTTGTTTAG
- the dndD gene encoding DNA sulfur modification protein DndD: MLLHEITLENFGAYRGKQVLSLNPKPGKPIILIGGLNGCGKTTLLDAIQLALYGSRARCSGRGNRSYDAFLRDSVNRQAMPKQAGVKLWFSTTIEGEQRHYRIERTWSITGKTLRESLAIFVNGEHDKTVSETWANYVEDLLPLEVASLFFFDGEKIESLADPERAAPVIESAVQSLLGVSTVEQLRTDLLALQRRQKVGREDKAALDVIHAIEAQLEENEVARADAYQRVASAKAGLLHGKKELKAIDAAFAKEGGDLFRRRAELEARSAHVKNRLEAVTATLANTVAAGPLPLLLLKGQLEALRVQVAREEDAVRAEQLLDALHRRDKEILSLLGSSIPEAQFEQIAQFMEEDRAQRAGDASLPRVIQMSATGIQQLGSLDQVAETESQRAEELLNESGELRAQLDGLDRQLAGVPEEDAIADLIARQDKVRRRVDDLERELRATEEAYAARVREQAQLEATREKAYAKRAKGLAEIEHRSRVVSYSNRARNTLDKFGELLLQRHISRLEVAVLDSFNRLMRKDGLVKDLRIDTGKFTLTLVGADGEDLNPARLSAGERQLLAVSLLWGLARVAGNRLPSVIDTPLGRLDSRHRQNLVERYFPQASHQVLLLSTDEEIDDELLKRLIPSIAQTYTLVHNDTTFTTTIERGYGWGKTRYVA; encoded by the coding sequence ATGCTCCTGCATGAGATCACTCTTGAGAACTTCGGAGCGTACCGCGGTAAGCAGGTTCTCTCTCTGAATCCCAAGCCTGGCAAGCCCATCATCCTGATCGGCGGCCTCAACGGCTGCGGGAAGACGACGCTGCTGGATGCAATCCAACTCGCATTGTACGGCTCCCGGGCACGGTGCAGTGGTAGAGGGAATCGCTCCTACGACGCGTTCCTTCGCGACAGTGTAAATCGCCAAGCCATGCCGAAGCAGGCAGGCGTGAAGCTCTGGTTCTCGACCACAATTGAAGGGGAGCAACGTCATTACCGCATTGAGCGAACCTGGTCCATCACGGGAAAGACTCTCCGCGAGTCGCTAGCGATCTTCGTCAACGGTGAACATGATAAGACCGTCAGCGAAACATGGGCGAACTATGTAGAGGATCTTCTACCGCTGGAAGTCGCCTCTCTCTTCTTTTTCGATGGCGAGAAGATCGAATCGCTCGCGGATCCTGAACGGGCCGCTCCGGTGATCGAGTCGGCGGTTCAATCGCTCCTAGGTGTCAGTACAGTCGAACAGCTGCGCACCGATCTGCTTGCCCTTCAACGCCGCCAAAAGGTGGGCAGAGAGGACAAGGCTGCACTCGACGTGATCCACGCTATCGAAGCGCAGCTTGAGGAGAACGAGGTGGCCAGAGCAGATGCTTATCAGCGAGTCGCTTCGGCGAAGGCTGGTCTGCTACACGGGAAGAAGGAACTAAAGGCCATCGACGCCGCGTTTGCAAAGGAAGGCGGAGACTTGTTCCGCCGCCGTGCCGAGCTTGAAGCGCGGAGTGCGCACGTGAAAAACCGGCTTGAAGCCGTGACTGCGACTCTCGCTAACACAGTCGCCGCAGGACCGCTACCACTTCTCCTCCTCAAGGGCCAGCTGGAGGCACTGCGAGTGCAGGTAGCTCGAGAGGAAGATGCGGTGCGAGCGGAGCAGCTACTCGACGCTCTACACAGGCGGGACAAGGAGATTCTCTCGCTATTGGGCAGCAGCATACCGGAAGCCCAATTTGAGCAGATCGCGCAGTTCATGGAAGAGGACCGTGCTCAGCGCGCCGGCGACGCAAGCCTTCCTAGGGTGATCCAGATGTCGGCGACAGGTATTCAGCAGCTTGGCTCTCTCGACCAAGTTGCTGAGACTGAATCTCAACGTGCGGAAGAGCTGCTCAATGAGTCGGGGGAACTCAGAGCACAGCTCGATGGGCTAGATCGACAGTTGGCTGGCGTTCCAGAAGAAGACGCTATCGCGGACTTGATCGCCCGACAGGACAAGGTCCGTCGGCGCGTGGACGATCTAGAGAGGGAACTGCGCGCAACAGAGGAGGCTTATGCTGCACGCGTCCGTGAACAGGCACAGCTGGAGGCGACCCGAGAGAAGGCTTATGCCAAACGAGCTAAGGGACTAGCCGAGATCGAGCATCGGTCCCGTGTGGTTTCTTACTCCAACCGCGCTCGTAACACCCTGGACAAGTTCGGAGAGCTCCTGCTGCAACGTCACATCAGTCGGTTGGAGGTAGCTGTACTAGACAGTTTCAACCGGCTAATGCGCAAGGATGGCTTGGTCAAAGATCTGCGTATCGACACTGGCAAGTTTACTTTGACCTTGGTTGGTGCGGACGGTGAGGACCTTAACCCGGCCCGTCTGAGCGCTGGCGAGCGTCAGCTCCTAGCGGTATCCCTCCTCTGGGGCCTAGCTCGTGTAGCGGGCAACAGGCTCCCGAGCGTTATCGATACACCGTTGGGCCGGCTAGATAGTCGACACCGGCAGAATCTTGTTGAACGCTACTTCCCTCAAGCGAGCCATCAAGTGCTTCTGCTGTCGACAGACGAAGAGATCGATGATGAGTTGTTGAAGCGCCTTATCCCGTCGATAGCCCAGACATACACCTTGGTTCATAACGACACGACGTTTACAACAACGATCGAACGCGGATACGGATGGGGGAAGACTCGGTATGTCGCTTGA
- the dndC gene encoding DNA phosphorothioation system sulfurtransferase DndC: protein MSTPTRSAVMLNTPTRRAVPFETQGGLAAVVSGLTAEIRELYLADQVPWVVGYSGGKDSTAVLQLVWLALQGLEPDQRTKPVYVISTDTLVENPVVAAWVTQSLETMRRAAEKQQLPIEPNRLVPDVKDTFWVGLIGKGYPAPKPKFRWCTERLKIKPSNSFIRRVVHDHGEAILVLGIRKAESQARARVMERHEKRRVRDRLSPNGNLPNSLVYSPVEAWSNDEVWTFLMQQPNPWGHPNKDLLTMYQGASSDGECPLVVDNTTPSCGDSRFGCWTCTLVDKDKSMSAMIQNDEEKEWMLPLLELRDELDAPDDSHLRDFRKMNGTIQLFHDRNVPGPYTQKAREEWLRKLLNAQTWIRKNAPEHVRDIELITMNELHEIRRIWVFEKHEVEDSLPQIYKQETGEEFPGGPLDQHLAVAMDEVELLREVCEGDELHFETMRELLAVERQFRTMTRRSGLFEALEKAIKRGYYTDEKDAVELAKRNQQNKIAPALLGLDEEITDAPA from the coding sequence ATGAGCACCCCGACGCGCAGTGCAGTCATGTTGAACACTCCCACTCGACGAGCCGTGCCCTTTGAGACTCAAGGCGGCCTCGCCGCGGTGGTGAGCGGACTAACTGCAGAGATCCGTGAGCTCTATCTGGCCGATCAGGTTCCTTGGGTCGTAGGTTATAGCGGAGGCAAAGATTCCACCGCGGTGCTTCAACTCGTGTGGCTGGCACTACAGGGCCTAGAGCCCGACCAGCGCACCAAGCCGGTCTATGTCATCAGCACGGATACCCTAGTTGAGAACCCGGTCGTGGCTGCTTGGGTGACCCAATCGCTGGAAACTATGCGTAGGGCGGCAGAGAAGCAGCAGCTTCCGATCGAGCCGAATCGACTGGTGCCCGATGTGAAAGACACCTTCTGGGTTGGCCTGATCGGCAAGGGATACCCAGCTCCTAAGCCGAAGTTTCGCTGGTGCACCGAACGCTTGAAGATCAAGCCTTCCAATTCGTTTATCCGCCGAGTCGTGCATGATCACGGCGAGGCGATCTTGGTCTTGGGCATCCGCAAAGCCGAGAGCCAGGCACGGGCCCGGGTGATGGAGCGCCACGAGAAGCGCCGTGTCCGAGACCGTCTCTCGCCCAATGGCAATCTTCCCAACTCCCTTGTCTACAGCCCCGTCGAGGCATGGAGCAACGACGAGGTCTGGACGTTCTTGATGCAGCAGCCTAACCCCTGGGGACACCCGAATAAGGACCTCCTCACCATGTATCAGGGGGCCTCGAGCGACGGAGAATGCCCACTTGTGGTGGATAACACCACGCCGTCCTGTGGTGACAGCCGGTTCGGCTGTTGGACGTGCACGCTCGTTGATAAGGACAAGTCCATGTCGGCGATGATCCAGAACGACGAGGAGAAGGAGTGGATGCTTCCGCTCCTGGAGCTACGAGACGAGCTCGACGCTCCCGATGACAGCCACTTGCGCGACTTTCGGAAGATGAACGGCACGATCCAACTCTTCCACGACCGCAACGTTCCTGGACCGTACACCCAGAAAGCCCGTGAGGAGTGGCTTCGTAAACTTCTCAATGCGCAGACCTGGATTCGGAAGAACGCTCCAGAGCATGTGCGGGACATCGAGCTGATCACCATGAATGAGCTGCATGAGATCCGACGCATCTGGGTCTTCGAGAAGCATGAGGTCGAGGATTCGCTGCCCCAGATCTACAAGCAGGAGACGGGCGAGGAGTTCCCCGGCGGTCCACTCGACCAGCACCTCGCAGTAGCGATGGATGAGGTAGAGCTGCTTCGTGAGGTCTGTGAAGGAGATGAGCTGCACTTTGAGACGATGCGTGAGCTCCTCGCGGTCGAGCGACAATTCCGCACAATGACTCGTCGATCAGGTCTCTTTGAAGCACTTGAGAAGGCGATTAAGAGGGGCTACTACACGGATGAGAAGGACGCGGTTGAGCTAGCCAAGCGCAATCAGCAGAACAAGATCGCCCCTGCCCTTCTCGGCCTGGATGAAGAGATCACCGATGCTCCTGCATGA
- the dndB gene encoding DNA sulfur modification protein DndB has protein sequence MGAHALTQQGGDATTAGFEYTFPAIRGVQAGREYYASMCPLRLIPKIFLFDEDELAPEVRAQRVLNRGRVPALARYILDNPDDYVFSALTASVDGAIRFVGVADQGPGLRVGQLHIPMASRFLINDGQHRRAAIEAALKENPSLGDETIAVVFFHDAGLERSQQMFADLNRHAVRPARSIGVLYDHRDELSQLTRLLALKCPVFRNFVEMESSNLSARSRKLFTLSALYSAMSALLQGLELTNGKDGERLSWGYWEAIDDLMPDWGEVRRRSLSASEVRKQYLHTHGIALHALGLLGNTLLRDSLDPEEWKPRLTPLRDVDWSRTNPDWEGRAIIGGRVSKNHQNVVLTVNYLRKQLGLELTADEQQAEDAYQRGER, from the coding sequence GTGGGAGCACACGCGCTGACACAGCAAGGCGGAGACGCCACAACTGCAGGCTTCGAGTACACCTTCCCAGCCATCCGCGGTGTGCAGGCAGGGCGCGAGTACTACGCATCCATGTGTCCCTTGCGTCTCATTCCCAAGATCTTCTTGTTCGATGAGGACGAGCTGGCGCCGGAGGTTCGGGCGCAGCGAGTCCTGAACAGGGGACGAGTTCCAGCGCTCGCGCGGTACATCTTGGATAACCCTGACGATTACGTCTTTTCTGCGCTAACCGCCTCCGTTGATGGCGCCATACGCTTCGTGGGGGTCGCGGATCAAGGGCCGGGTTTGCGTGTCGGTCAGCTGCACATCCCGATGGCATCGCGCTTTTTGATCAACGATGGCCAGCACCGGCGTGCAGCGATCGAGGCGGCGCTCAAAGAGAACCCATCGCTCGGCGATGAAACCATCGCTGTCGTCTTCTTCCACGACGCGGGTCTTGAGCGCAGCCAGCAGATGTTCGCTGACCTGAACCGACATGCCGTTCGGCCGGCCCGTTCCATAGGCGTTCTCTACGACCATCGGGATGAGCTCTCGCAGCTGACACGGCTGCTTGCGCTGAAGTGCCCGGTGTTCCGCAACTTCGTAGAGATGGAGAGCAGCAACCTTTCAGCCAGGTCGCGCAAGCTCTTCACGCTTAGCGCGCTGTACTCGGCGATGAGCGCCCTTCTTCAGGGGCTGGAGCTGACCAATGGCAAGGATGGGGAGCGCCTGTCGTGGGGCTACTGGGAAGCCATAGATGATCTCATGCCGGACTGGGGAGAGGTGCGGAGACGATCTTTGTCCGCCTCCGAGGTGCGCAAGCAGTACCTGCATACGCATGGGATCGCGCTCCATGCGCTAGGGCTGCTCGGGAACACGCTGCTTCGCGATTCCCTTGATCCAGAGGAGTGGAAGCCGCGGCTGACACCGCTTCGGGACGTGGATTGGTCACGGACCAATCCTGACTGGGAGGGGCGTGCGATTATCGGTGGCCGTGTGTCCAAGAATCATCAGAACGTCGTACTTACCGTGAATTACCTGCGCAAGCAGCTCGGTCTCGAACTGACTGCCGATGAGCAGCAGGCAGAAGACGCCTACCAGCGAGGAGAGCGATGA
- the dndA gene encoding cysteine desulfurase DndA, with protein sequence MVAYLDAAATTRVFPEVAEVVLHWMSQDFGNAGSRTHEYGTRAKKAVARAREGIAAHLSARPDELIFTSGATESNNIAILGLAPFGAQSDRRHIISTAIEHKAVLEPLEHLQSRGFEVELIEPGPSGRVSTEAVLERLRPDTLLVSVMQVNNETGVIQPVAELAEHLRSTATFLHVDAAQGFGKRPDDLRVPIDLVSFSGHKIGAPKGIGGLLIRRRGRDSVPLTPLMYGGGQERKLRPGTLPVPLIMGLSKALEVFDRERSQWLETAGEFRTRLLEGLSKTRFTLHGDQENVVPHILNLSFDGVDTEALILQLKNYAAVATGSACTSASYTPSHVLAAMGLPQEQANNGLRLSWFPDQAQALDVDEFASIIAEYQAGIAPLSAS encoded by the coding sequence GTGGTCGCCTACCTGGATGCCGCTGCAACGACGCGGGTGTTCCCAGAGGTCGCGGAGGTCGTCCTGCACTGGATGTCCCAAGACTTCGGGAACGCAGGCTCGCGTACGCATGAGTATGGAACTCGCGCCAAGAAGGCGGTAGCGCGCGCCCGCGAGGGCATCGCAGCCCACCTCTCTGCTCGCCCGGATGAGTTGATCTTCACTAGCGGTGCAACCGAGAGCAACAACATTGCCATCCTTGGCCTAGCCCCCTTCGGCGCCCAGAGCGATCGCCGTCATATCATCAGCACCGCAATTGAGCACAAGGCCGTCCTGGAGCCACTTGAGCACCTGCAGTCACGGGGTTTCGAGGTCGAACTGATCGAACCGGGGCCTTCTGGCCGGGTGAGTACAGAAGCTGTACTGGAACGGCTCCGTCCCGACACGCTGCTTGTGTCTGTCATGCAGGTCAACAACGAGACGGGCGTCATCCAGCCAGTCGCCGAGCTGGCTGAGCATCTCCGCTCCACTGCCACCTTTCTTCATGTCGATGCAGCTCAAGGCTTCGGCAAGCGGCCGGACGACCTTCGTGTACCGATCGATCTCGTCAGCTTCAGCGGGCACAAGATCGGAGCCCCCAAGGGGATCGGCGGGCTGCTTATCAGACGTCGAGGGCGGGACTCCGTACCACTAACCCCGCTGATGTACGGAGGGGGCCAGGAACGCAAGCTCCGTCCGGGCACACTTCCGGTTCCGCTCATCATGGGTCTGTCCAAGGCTCTTGAGGTGTTCGATAGGGAGCGTAGCCAGTGGCTGGAAACGGCCGGCGAGTTCCGGACCCGACTGCTGGAGGGACTCAGCAAAACTCGGTTCACTCTTCATGGCGATCAAGAGAACGTGGTCCCGCACATCCTCAACCTGTCGTTCGACGGTGTGGACACTGAGGCTTTGATCTTGCAGCTGAAGAACTACGCTGCGGTGGCCACCGGGTCCGCCTGCACGAGTGCGTCATACACGCCAAGCCACGTCCTTGCGGCGATGGGGCTGCCCCAGGAACAGGCCAACAATGGACTGCGCCTCTCGTGGTTCCCTGATCAGGCCCAGGCACTGGACGTCGACGAGTTCGCAAGCATCATCGCCGAGTACCAAGCCGGCATCGCACCGCTTAGTGCCTCTTGA
- a CDS encoding DNA phosphorothioation-associated putative methyltransferase — translation MTLIEQMGGAWATERRLTAIGRTGLSVPARQAVVDQHITSDSSVLDYGCGRGDDVRALQGIARRAVGWDPHYHPEGSLDPSDVVLLTYVLNIIEDSEERRRTLDKAWELAKETLVVSTRLTWEKSKVKGTGFGDGVLTSRRTFQHLFSAGELRGYVEDVTGVRCVSAAPGIVYAFKRDEARLSYLARRIAPAAIWLTSDDAASAIASIVDYTEQRGRAPRVEEMPAQMVELLAHLNTAELQRIVRASADPERVAEAAKRSTLTTLLFLGVELFNGRGPFGCLPLPVQLDVRAFFSSYKEACRRSDRLLLKLRDDVYVRGAMNGSKVGKLTPTALYVHRRAIDHMPVVLRLYEHCASLAAGRPQEWTLAKLRHQGRGVSWLEYPEFDTDPHPRLRSSYMVDLTTFKTSHMSYEQSENRPLLHRKHEFLHPDDPDVPKCRRLTDSELRAGLYANPHLIGTEQGWEAELIRCRRQLRGHRLIKRH, via the coding sequence GTGACTCTCATAGAGCAGATGGGCGGCGCTTGGGCGACCGAGCGTCGCCTGACCGCGATCGGCAGGACGGGACTTTCCGTACCCGCACGTCAGGCTGTGGTGGATCAGCACATTACATCTGACTCGTCGGTTCTGGACTATGGGTGCGGACGAGGGGATGATGTCCGGGCTCTACAGGGGATCGCAAGGAGGGCGGTTGGCTGGGACCCCCACTATCACCCCGAAGGCAGCCTCGACCCATCGGATGTCGTGCTGCTGACCTATGTCCTCAACATCATCGAGGACTCGGAGGAGCGGCGTCGTACGCTCGACAAGGCATGGGAACTTGCCAAGGAGACCTTGGTGGTCTCCACTCGGCTCACCTGGGAGAAGTCCAAGGTCAAGGGCACAGGCTTCGGGGACGGCGTGCTTACCAGTCGGCGGACATTTCAGCATTTGTTCAGTGCTGGCGAGCTCCGAGGTTACGTTGAGGACGTCACAGGCGTTCGGTGCGTCTCCGCCGCTCCCGGAATCGTCTACGCGTTCAAGCGGGATGAGGCGCGCCTAAGCTACCTTGCTCGTCGGATTGCGCCCGCGGCCATCTGGCTAACCTCGGACGACGCGGCATCGGCGATCGCCTCCATAGTCGACTACACAGAGCAACGCGGGAGAGCGCCACGAGTGGAGGAGATGCCGGCGCAGATGGTGGAGCTCCTGGCGCATCTCAACACCGCCGAACTGCAGCGGATTGTCCGGGCGTCCGCCGACCCCGAAAGGGTTGCGGAAGCTGCGAAGAGATCGACCTTGACCACGCTGCTGTTCCTTGGGGTGGAGCTGTTCAACGGACGTGGCCCGTTCGGATGCCTCCCGCTTCCTGTGCAGCTCGACGTGAGAGCGTTCTTCAGTTCCTACAAGGAAGCATGTAGGCGGTCCGACCGTCTGCTGCTCAAGCTGCGTGACGACGTCTATGTCCGTGGCGCGATGAACGGGTCGAAGGTTGGCAAGCTCACCCCAACAGCCCTGTACGTGCATCGCCGGGCGATTGATCACATGCCCGTGGTGCTGCGCCTATATGAGCATTGCGCTTCGCTGGCGGCAGGACGTCCGCAGGAGTGGACACTGGCCAAGCTGCGCCATCAGGGTAGGGGCGTGAGTTGGCTGGAGTATCCGGAGTTCGACACGGATCCGCATCCGCGGCTGCGATCGTCATATATGGTTGATCTCACTACGTTTAAGACCTCGCACATGTCCTACGAGCAGTCGGAGAATAGGCCTCTGCTCCATCGCAAACATGAGTTTCTCCATCCGGATGACCCGGATGTCCCGAAGTGCCGGCGACTTACCGACAGCGAGCTGCGAGCAGGCCTCTACGCCAATCCCCATCTCATCGGGACAGAGCAGGGCTGGGAGGCCGAGCTCATCCGCTGCCGGCGCCAGCTCCGTGGTCACCGCCTGATCAAGAGGCACTAA
- a CDS encoding ParB N-terminal domain-containing protein — MFGSGTKLTFRDYVQGTWGSFSTPAGRVDYIMTKARLGDDADDPERQLTKSLSPVREVMEAGDLDFNQLLQRDLDDHRVAVSLIPYLLKPQATGPAFFPPIVAVLLPFRNKRPSHFSALGATTVVEDDGARWAQEQAGTSFQVQRLVGTNDRLHPANVGKLWWNRTESQLVVLDGQHRAMALLAVERTTTNSWQNSAGARFRSFYENQVKQALQDFGQGELELSKVEVPVTVCWFPDQTGEGAKPHEAARKLFVDVNKEARPPSESRIILLSDAELSNVLTRRLLSELRNGQDESYLPLYAVEYDNPEVNSSRPARWSVLTNINLLKTTVERCVFGPPKYLKDVTLRFGSRQSPTVQDAFMREQLDLTSLFPAQFEDGGFTYQRENLGNSEFPIGLAETISNRFAETWGCAILTVLSKTAPYAAHAKALTRLKDDWHVDDTGLTLAHDALFSGVGVFWTLRDSYEHYQDTKPHGTRTTKSDVIKAWEALKIREENFETYRAVEFLDSGKPEALKRSKAAYAVFNTHACQLGLVLTLGSVWQLRKEQSGGADIKDLPAFSDALVKGWNAYFSQDHGKAKDRRLAFNKAEVNHPLNQIGNMDMAQSVFFRYFWMQALDTPAGWEQIAPWFPDRSGFDRMISAARELYLKLCTDQQLKALKINKPGAAEAKLRVDAQQAASSSIKRALRDWFYLSEDMYEDWLSSLAKPPAAVAADGLSSENNDAVTDEEDDSTSENGRVTSLDDLLGD, encoded by the coding sequence ATGTTCGGCTCAGGTACCAAGCTCACGTTCCGTGACTACGTGCAGGGCACGTGGGGTAGCTTCTCCACTCCCGCCGGCCGAGTGGACTACATTATGACCAAGGCGCGGCTCGGAGATGACGCTGACGATCCGGAACGTCAGCTCACCAAGAGTTTGTCCCCGGTCCGGGAAGTCATGGAGGCCGGAGATCTCGACTTCAATCAGCTCCTGCAACGCGACTTGGATGACCACCGGGTCGCAGTCAGTCTGATCCCCTACTTGCTGAAGCCCCAAGCGACTGGGCCTGCGTTCTTCCCCCCGATTGTGGCGGTGCTGCTGCCATTCCGCAATAAGCGCCCATCGCACTTTTCGGCTTTGGGCGCGACGACGGTGGTCGAAGATGACGGTGCCAGATGGGCGCAGGAACAGGCGGGGACCTCGTTTCAGGTGCAACGACTTGTCGGGACAAATGATCGGCTGCATCCGGCGAACGTCGGCAAATTGTGGTGGAACAGGACCGAGTCGCAGCTAGTCGTCTTGGATGGTCAGCATCGGGCGATGGCGCTGCTCGCTGTCGAGCGCACGACGACGAATAGCTGGCAGAACTCCGCGGGAGCGAGATTCAGGTCATTCTACGAGAATCAGGTCAAGCAGGCGCTGCAAGACTTCGGCCAGGGCGAACTGGAACTGAGTAAGGTCGAGGTACCGGTAACGGTCTGTTGGTTCCCGGACCAGACCGGTGAGGGTGCCAAGCCGCACGAGGCCGCACGCAAGCTATTCGTCGACGTCAATAAGGAGGCTCGACCTCCATCCGAGTCGCGCATCATCTTGTTGTCCGACGCCGAGTTGAGCAATGTGCTGACGCGACGGTTGCTTAGCGAACTCCGGAATGGACAGGACGAGTCCTATCTGCCGCTATACGCGGTCGAGTATGACAACCCAGAGGTTAACTCCAGTCGCCCCGCACGCTGGTCGGTGCTGACGAACATCAACCTTCTAAAGACGACGGTGGAGCGTTGCGTATTTGGTCCGCCGAAGTACCTCAAGGATGTGACCTTGAGGTTCGGGAGCCGTCAGAGTCCTACTGTGCAAGACGCCTTCATGCGTGAACAACTGGACTTGACCAGCCTTTTCCCAGCCCAGTTCGAGGATGGTGGCTTCACTTATCAACGGGAAAACCTCGGTAATTCCGAGTTTCCCATCGGTCTAGCGGAAACGATCAGCAATCGGTTTGCCGAGACCTGGGGATGCGCCATTCTCACGGTCCTGTCGAAGACCGCCCCGTACGCTGCCCATGCGAAAGCCTTGACCCGTCTGAAGGACGACTGGCATGTCGACGACACCGGGTTGACCCTCGCCCACGATGCGCTCTTCAGCGGTGTCGGCGTCTTCTGGACACTGCGGGACAGCTATGAGCACTACCAGGACACGAAGCCGCATGGAACCCGGACCACCAAGTCGGATGTGATCAAGGCTTGGGAGGCCCTGAAAATCCGTGAGGAGAACTTCGAGACCTATCGGGCGGTGGAGTTTTTGGATTCCGGTAAGCCTGAGGCCCTTAAGAGGTCGAAGGCTGCCTACGCGGTGTTCAATACACATGCCTGTCAGCTCGGCTTGGTGCTGACCCTTGGCTCGGTGTGGCAACTTCGCAAGGAGCAGTCTGGCGGTGCGGACATCAAGGACCTGCCCGCATTTTCCGACGCGCTGGTGAAGGGGTGGAATGCCTACTTCTCACAAGATCACGGTAAGGCGAAGGATCGTAGGCTGGCCTTCAATAAGGCTGAAGTAAACCATCCGCTGAATCAGATCGGAAACATGGACATGGCGCAGTCGGTGTTCTTCCGATACTTCTGGATGCAGGCGCTCGATACTCCGGCTGGTTGGGAACAAATTGCGCCGTGGTTCCCGGATCGTTCCGGATTTGACCGGATGATTAGTGCGGCCCGTGAGCTGTACCTGAAGCTGTGTACCGATCAGCAACTCAAGGCTCTAAAAATCAACAAGCCAGGTGCTGCTGAGGCAAAGCTCCGCGTCGATGCGCAGCAGGCCGCAAGCTCTTCCATCAAGCGGGCGCTGAGGGATTGGTTCTACCTGTCTGAAGACATGTATGAGGACTGGCTCTCATCGCTTGCGAAACCCCCGGCAGCTGTTGCTGCTGACGGGCTCTCCTCTGAAAACAATGATGCGGTGACTGATGAGGAGGACGACAGCACGTCCGAGAATGGCCGGGTTACCAGCCTTGACGACCTTCTTGGTGACTGA